The Wolbachia endosymbiont of Ctenocephalides felis wCfeT genome includes a region encoding these proteins:
- a CDS encoding ankyrin repeat domain-containing protein: MLSDKAGITPLHSAAESGEENIIEYLVERGAIVNAVNEDNSGKAPSDLLNQREANSGRRHRSIDASNAVSGASKPSLLINTIAHTAVDPVAGLPAISTEQPKSLQHSVAVNVDSNLSLLNVIARLLTGKKEASHEKSLPKEEFTKEKVDNTHLQFIQA; encoded by the coding sequence ATGCTGTCCGATAAGGCTGGAATAACTCCTTTACACTCTGCTGCTGAAAGCGGTGAAGAGAATATAATTGAGTACCTTGTAGAAAGAGGAGCTATCGTTAATGCCGTTAATGAAGACAATTCTGGTAAAGCTCCTTCAGATCTATTGAATCAACGGGAAGCAAATAGTGGTCGTAGACATCGCAGTATTGACGCTTCAAATGCCGTAAGTGGAGCAAGTAAGCCATCATTATTGATAAATACAATCGCACATACAGCAGTAGATCCTGTAGCAGGTTTGCCAGCTATAAGTACGGAGCAACCTAAATCTTTACAGCATTCTGTAGCAGTAAATGTGGATAGTAATTTGTCCTTGTTGAATGTAATTGCAAGATTGCTTACAGGAAAAAAAGAAGCATCTCATGAAAAATCACTGCCCAAAGAGGAATTTACTAAGGAAAAAGTGGATAATACTCATTTGCAATTTATCCAAGCATGA
- a CDS encoding ankyrin repeat domain-containing protein produces the protein MGLSKQNTTQQNSTGEQSQSLNFNSTTVSENRSKRSIFDIGELIFNLWLSEHELVSGKWNDQKVTTQASTTISHDLDPGLDLSLINAVEQNDLKKVKELVEKGADVNVRNQYGQPLLHIANWYPHSGIREYLIEKGASEEEQVTTEQQIIELQETTSTTIFPEQLNLELVDAVEEPNLEKVKEYIEKGANVNTRNHIGETLLHAAAYQGDLDIAEYLIEKGADVNSDVERFGKPLHAAIVEGNLNMVELLLNSGANINVGGRYHSAPLLYAIEVDQLEVASFLINKGADVNVTEERSGKTPLHLAAEKGRKDIVELLLSCKGIDINAVR, from the coding sequence ATGGGATTAAGTAAGCAAAATACAACTCAACAAAATAGTACTGGTGAACAATCACAGTCTTTAAATTTTAACAGTACAACAGTTAGTGAAAATCGTTCAAAGCGGAGTATATTTGATATAGGAGAACTTATTTTTAATTTATGGTTAAGTGAACATGAGCTGGTAAGTGGAAAGTGGAATGATCAAAAAGTTACTACTCAAGCTAGTACTACAATATCTCATGACCTAGATCCTGGACTCGACTTATCGCTCATTAATGCTGTAGAACAAAATGATCTTAAGAAAGTAAAAGAGCTTGTTGAGAAAGGTGCTGATGTTAATGTTAGAAATCAGTATGGACAGCCACTTTTGCATATAGCTAATTGGTATCCTCATTCAGGCATTAGAGAGTACCTTATAGAAAAAGGAGCTAGTGAAGAAGAACAAGTTACAACGGAGCAGCAAATTATAGAATTACAAGAAACTACTAGCACAACGATATTTCCGGAACAGCTCAACTTAGAACTAGTTGATGCTGTAGAAGAGCCTAATCTTGAAAAGGTTAAAGAATACATTGAGAAAGGTGCAAATGTTAATACTAGGAACCATATTGGCGAGACACTTTTACATGCTGCTGCTTACCAAGGTGACTTAGATATAGCAGAGTACCTTATAGAAAAAGGAGCTGATGTTAATTCTGATGTAGAACGTTTTGGTAAGCCTTTGCATGCAGCAATTGTAGAGGGAAACTTAAATATGGTAGAACTTCTCTTGAATAGCGGTGCTAACATTAATGTTGGAGGAAGATATCATAGCGCGCCTTTATTATACGCAATTGAGGTAGATCAATTGGAGGTAGCAAGCTTTTTGATAAATAAAGGCGCTGATGTTAATGTAACTGAGGAAAGAAGTGGTAAGACTCCTCTACACTTGGCTGCTGAAAAAGGCCGAAAAGATATAGTAGAATTACTTCTTTCTTGCAAAGGAATAGACATTAATGCTGTCCGATAA
- the groL gene encoding chaperonin GroEL (60 kDa chaperone family; promotes refolding of misfolded polypeptides especially under stressful conditions; forms two stacked rings of heptamers to form a barrel-shaped 14mer; ends can be capped by GroES; misfolded proteins enter the barrel where they are refolded when GroES binds) gives MTTTNVVISGEHLRNVVRKGAEIVEFTVGATAGPRGGIVIIDKPYGSPEGTKDGYKAAKSIKPEDRAEAAIVNLIAQSASQCNDKVGDGTTTCSILTSNMIMEAMKSIAAGNDSICIKNGMQKAKEVVLKEIASMSRTISLEKMDEVAQVAIISANGDKDIGSSIADSVKKVGKEGVITVEESKGSKELEVELTTGMQFDRGYLSPYFITNNEKMLVELDDPYLFITEKKLNIIQPLLPILEAIVKSGRPLLIIAEDIEGEALSTLVINKLRGGLKVAAVKAPGFGDRRKEMLEDIATLTGAKYVIKDELGIKMEDLSLEDLGTAKNVKITKDNTTIVSENSESDTVKARIEQIKSQIDASTSDYDKEKLRERLAKLSGGVAVLKVGGATEVEVKERRDRVEDALHATRAAIEEGIVPGGGVALLYASSALDKLKGANDEEQIGINIIKKVLSAPIKRLVKNAGLEPAVIINHLIKQNDRELIYNVEAMDYANAFTAGVIDPAKVVRIAFETAMSVASVLITTESMIVDVPNKEDATSPMGAGAMGSMGGF, from the coding sequence ATGACTACTACTAATGTGGTAATATCAGGCGAGCATCTGCGAAACGTTGTTCGTAAAGGTGCAGAAATAGTGGAATTTACCGTCGGAGCAACTGCGGGTCCCAGAGGAGGGATAGTTATAATTGATAAGCCTTATGGTTCACCAGAAGGTACAAAAGATGGTTATAAAGCAGCAAAAAGTATAAAACCTGAAGATCGAGCAGAGGCTGCCATAGTAAATCTTATTGCTCAGAGTGCTTCTCAATGCAATGACAAAGTTGGTGATGGCACAACAACGTGTTCAATACTAACTAGCAACATGATAATGGAAGCTATGAAATCAATTGCTGCTGGAAATGATAGTATTTGTATCAAAAACGGAATGCAAAAGGCAAAAGAGGTGGTATTAAAAGAAATTGCATCAATGTCTCGTACAATTTCCTTGGAGAAAATGGATGAAGTGGCACAAGTTGCAATCATTTCTGCAAATGGCGACAAAGATATTGGTAGTAGCATTGCTGATTCCGTCAAAAAAGTTGGAAAAGAAGGAGTGATCACTGTTGAGGAAAGTAAGGGCTCTAAAGAATTAGAAGTTGAACTTACTACCGGTATGCAGTTTGATCGTGGTTATCTTTCTCCATACTTTATTACAAACAATGAAAAAATGCTGGTGGAACTTGACGATCCATATTTATTCATAACAGAAAAAAAACTTAACATTATTCAACCTTTACTGCCTATTCTTGAAGCTATTGTTAAATCTGGTAGACCTCTACTTATTATCGCAGAGGATATTGAAGGTGAAGCACTAAGTACTTTGGTTATCAATAAATTGCGTGGTGGTTTAAAAGTTGCTGCAGTAAAAGCTCCAGGTTTTGGCGACAGAAGAAAAGAAATGCTTGAAGACATAGCAACTTTGACTGGTGCTAAATATGTCATAAAAGACGAACTTGGAATCAAGATGGAAGATTTAAGTCTTGAAGATCTTGGTACTGCTAAAAATGTTAAAATCACTAAAGATAACACTACAATTGTTAGTGAAAATAGTGAATCTGACACAGTAAAAGCTAGAATTGAGCAAATCAAATCTCAAATTGACGCTTCAACTTCTGACTACGATAAAGAAAAGCTAAGAGAACGTTTAGCGAAATTATCAGGTGGTGTTGCAGTGCTCAAAGTTGGTGGAGCAACTGAAGTAGAAGTTAAAGAGCGTAGAGATAGAGTTGAAGATGCATTGCATGCAACAAGAGCTGCAATCGAAGAAGGAATAGTTCCAGGTGGTGGAGTTGCACTTCTTTATGCTTCATCTGCTCTTGATAAGTTAAAAGGTGCAAACGACGAGGAACAAATAGGGATAAATATTATCAAAAAAGTTCTGAGTGCTCCGATTAAGAGATTGGTTAAAAATGCTGGTCTTGAACCTGCTGTTATAATTAATCATCTAATTAAACAAAACGACAGAGAGCTTATATACAATGTTGAAGCTATGGATTATGCTAATGCATTCACCGCTGGTGTTATTGATCCAGCAAAAGTAGTTCGTATTGCTTTTGAAACAGCTATGTCTGTTGCAAGTGTTCTCATTACCACTGAATCCATGATAGTTGATGTGCCAAATAAAGAAGACGCTACATCTCCTATGGGTGCAGGTGCAATGGGCAGCATGGGCGGATTCTAA
- a CDS encoding co-chaperone GroES, with amino-acid sequence MSNVNLKVLHDSVLIEPISEENKGGIMLPSSAEAKPVKGKIIATGEGSRNSSGERVSLTVKAGDKVFYRTYAGTEIKHDDQKFIVMKESDILAVINE; translated from the coding sequence ATGTCAAATGTAAACTTAAAAGTGCTGCATGACAGCGTACTGATAGAGCCTATTAGCGAAGAAAATAAGGGTGGGATTATGTTACCATCAAGCGCTGAGGCAAAACCTGTAAAAGGTAAAATTATCGCAACTGGTGAAGGTTCGCGTAATTCAAGCGGTGAACGTGTATCTTTAACTGTAAAAGCTGGTGATAAAGTGTTTTATCGTACATATGCCGGAACAGAAATAAAGCATGATGACCAGAAATTTATTGTAATGAAAGAGTCAGATATACTTGCTGTTATTAATGAGTAG
- a CDS encoding YgfZ/GcvT domain-containing protein has protein sequence MSYIPLPNRGVIALYGPDTKNFLQGIITNDINKLNDQKAIYSLLLNPQGKYLYDFFLIEYDKYIFLECEKAHLQQLIEKLDLLKTYLKVRIKDVSLLYKIVVLLDSKLNECSSESQIIFQDPRHSSLGMRIIHKDEIKEPVMDFCEYEKIRIQNLIPDGAKDMVQNSSFPLQYLIDQVNGISFTKGCYIGQEVVNRMNRVRVQEGALRRRLYLIKGDDALPSIGTKITNNNDEEVGELRSSIDNIGLALLSSAKDHIDLRVGGVKVIALLVATEGEQDEKIKKI, from the coding sequence ATGAGTTATATACCATTACCAAATCGTGGTGTGATAGCACTATACGGACCAGATACGAAAAATTTTTTGCAGGGTATTATAACCAATGATATCAATAAATTAAATGATCAGAAAGCTATCTATTCTTTATTGCTCAACCCTCAAGGAAAATATTTATATGACTTTTTTCTTATTGAGTATGATAAATACATTTTTTTGGAGTGTGAAAAGGCACATTTGCAGCAATTGATTGAAAAATTAGACTTGCTTAAAACATACCTAAAAGTAAGAATCAAAGATGTCAGTTTGCTATATAAGATTGTGGTTCTACTTGACTCTAAATTAAATGAATGTAGCAGTGAGTCGCAAATCATTTTTCAAGATCCAAGACACTCTTCGTTAGGAATGAGAATAATACATAAAGATGAAATAAAAGAGCCAGTTATGGATTTTTGCGAATATGAAAAAATCAGAATTCAAAATCTCATTCCAGATGGCGCAAAAGATATGGTACAAAATTCGTCATTTCCACTGCAATATTTAATTGATCAGGTAAATGGTATAAGTTTCACTAAAGGGTGTTATATAGGTCAAGAAGTTGTGAATCGTATGAATCGTGTGAGAGTTCAAGAAGGAGCGCTGAGAAGAAGGCTTTATCTTATTAAAGGAGATGATGCACTTCCAAGTATTGGCACAAAAATAACAAATAATAATGATGAAGAAGTAGGGGAGTTACGTTCTAGTATAGATAATATAGGTCTTGCATTACTTAGCAGTGCTAAAGATCATATAGATTTGCGTGTTGGCGGAGTTAAAGTTATAGCCCTTCTTGTAGCAACTGAAGGAGAGCAAGACGAGAAAATTAAGAAGATATGA
- the dapF gene encoding diaminopimelate epimerase: MKHISGSDLIDQLPAIKMHGTGNNFVIIDSRSRLYEHCNTVPTVRAVRTFTQEVVSSQCLTLGSRNLDYNYREIASKNNCDQVIVITNSSIADCFMHIYNADGSKAEMCGNAARCVGYLLMLESNTEHATIELINKRILECFRVGNKSIKVNMGKPLFKWHEIPLSTKCDTLHLPIEVEVLKDPVAVNIGNPHIIFFVDNVDEVPLQSLGPKLENHTLFPQKVNVSVAQIEKSGEINLRTWERGTGITASCGSAACAALVASILRGYITAQQATVNLAGGKLLIEWKNDIYMTGDIGF, encoded by the coding sequence ATGAAACATATATCTGGAAGCGATTTAATAGACCAATTGCCTGCTATAAAGATGCATGGCACTGGTAACAATTTTGTGATTATAGATTCACGCTCACGTCTGTACGAACATTGCAATACGGTACCGACAGTGCGTGCTGTACGAACATTTACGCAAGAAGTGGTGTCATCCCAGTGCTTGACACTGGGATCCAGAAATCTTGATTATAATTACAGAGAGATTGCTAGTAAGAACAATTGCGATCAGGTCATAGTAATAACTAACTCCAGCATAGCAGACTGCTTTATGCATATTTACAATGCTGATGGCAGCAAAGCTGAAATGTGCGGAAATGCAGCGCGTTGTGTTGGATATCTGCTAATGTTAGAAAGTAATACCGAGCATGCCACCATTGAATTAATCAATAAACGCATCTTAGAATGCTTTAGAGTAGGTAATAAGTCCATAAAGGTCAATATGGGCAAACCGTTATTCAAATGGCATGAAATCCCTTTATCTACTAAATGCGATACCCTTCATTTACCTATTGAAGTTGAAGTATTAAAAGATCCAGTGGCTGTAAATATCGGTAATCCTCACATAATTTTTTTTGTTGATAATGTAGATGAGGTGCCACTGCAGAGTTTGGGACCAAAACTGGAAAATCATACGTTATTTCCTCAAAAAGTTAATGTTAGCGTTGCACAAATTGAAAAATCTGGAGAAATAAACTTAAGAACTTGGGAAAGAGGTACGGGCATCACTGCTTCATGCGGTAGTGCGGCTTGTGCGGCACTGGTTGCATCTATACTTCGTGGGTATATTACTGCTCAACAGGCTACAGTAAACTTAGCAGGAGGTAAGTTGTTAATTGAGTGGAAAAATGACATATATATGACTGGCGATATAGGGTTTTAA
- the sucD gene encoding succinate--CoA ligase subunit alpha — MSVLVNKDTRLICQGFTGAQGTFHSEQAIAYGTKMVGGVTPGKGGSTHLNLPIFNTVAEAKDKTDANATVIYVPAKFAADAILEAIDAGIELIVCITEGIPILDMVKVKRALMDSKSRLIGPNCPGIITPQECKIGIMPGHIHKRGHVGIMSRSGTLTYEAVAQTTAVGLGQSTCIGIGGDPVHGMTFVDCMELFLKDDDTHGIVVIGEIGGNEEEDVAHFVKTEKTKKPIVGFVAGQTAPPGRRMGHAGAIISSSGGSAGAKLEVMKSAGIAIAETPAVIGKKVLEVMNKEKVV, encoded by the coding sequence ATGTCTGTATTAGTAAATAAAGATACGAGATTAATATGCCAGGGTTTCACTGGTGCACAAGGTACGTTTCATTCTGAGCAAGCTATCGCTTATGGAACAAAAATGGTTGGTGGTGTAACTCCTGGAAAAGGTGGGAGCACTCACCTTAATCTGCCAATTTTTAACACTGTAGCAGAAGCAAAAGACAAAACTGATGCAAATGCTACAGTAATATATGTACCTGCTAAATTCGCTGCAGACGCTATACTTGAAGCGATAGATGCTGGAATAGAGTTAATAGTCTGTATTACAGAGGGTATTCCTATACTTGATATGGTAAAAGTTAAGCGTGCACTTATGGATTCAAAAAGCCGGCTTATTGGTCCTAACTGTCCTGGAATTATCACACCTCAAGAATGCAAAATAGGAATTATGCCAGGCCATATTCATAAGCGTGGGCATGTAGGAATTATGTCTCGTTCTGGAACTTTAACCTATGAAGCAGTGGCACAAACAACGGCAGTTGGTCTTGGCCAATCAACGTGTATTGGAATTGGAGGAGATCCTGTTCATGGTATGACATTTGTTGACTGCATGGAGCTCTTTTTAAAAGATGATGATACTCACGGTATTGTAGTCATTGGTGAAATAGGTGGGAATGAAGAAGAGGATGTAGCGCATTTTGTAAAAACAGAAAAAACCAAAAAACCAATTGTTGGTTTTGTCGCTGGGCAAACAGCACCTCCTGGAAGGCGTATGGGACATGCCGGAGCAATTATCTCTTCAAGTGGTGGAAGTGCTGGTGCAAAACTTGAGGTTATGAAAAGTGCTGGTATTGCTATTGCAGAAACGCCTGCAGTGATTGGTAAAAAAGTATTAGAAGTGATGAATAAAGAAAAGGTTGTTTAA
- the sucC gene encoding ADP-forming succinate--CoA ligase subunit beta, translating to MNIHEYQAKEVLHKFNVPVPKGFVTTSAKGIESQIDQLNSDIFVVKAQIHAGGRGKAGGVKLAKTIEEAKQFIKSMLGMTLVTHQTGPSGQEVKRVYIEEGSSIKKEYYLSIVVDPKLSRPTFIFSSEGGMDIEEVAKSSPDKIVKIDIDPAAGFTSFDRNKLESSFSLNSEQVEKITNVAKNIYDAFIATDASQIEINPLVETNSGDFIALDAKINFDDNALYRHPDILELRDLDEEVKEEIEASKFGLSYIKMDGSIGCMVNGAGLAMATMDIIKYYGAEPANFLDVGGGASKETVTEAFKIILSDSNVKGILVNIFGGIMRCDIIANGIVEAAKEMSIKVPLVVRLSGTNFKEGKKILEESGLNIIAADELDEAAQKIVKEVK from the coding sequence ATGAATATTCACGAATATCAAGCAAAGGAAGTTTTGCATAAATTTAACGTTCCGGTACCAAAAGGTTTTGTTACTACATCTGCAAAAGGAATAGAGTCACAAATAGATCAATTAAATTCTGATATATTTGTGGTTAAAGCTCAAATTCATGCAGGTGGTAGAGGTAAAGCAGGTGGCGTAAAACTTGCAAAAACAATTGAAGAAGCTAAACAGTTCATCAAGAGCATGCTCGGCATGACTTTAGTTACTCACCAGACCGGGCCAAGCGGGCAAGAAGTAAAAAGAGTATATATCGAAGAGGGCTCAAGCATTAAAAAAGAATACTATTTGAGTATAGTAGTTGATCCAAAATTAAGCAGGCCAACATTTATATTTTCTTCAGAAGGTGGAATGGATATTGAAGAAGTAGCAAAAAGCTCTCCTGATAAAATCGTGAAAATAGACATTGATCCTGCCGCTGGCTTCACAAGCTTTGATAGGAATAAGTTAGAATCAAGTTTTAGCCTTAATTCAGAACAAGTAGAAAAGATAACAAATGTTGCAAAAAATATATACGATGCATTTATTGCAACTGATGCAAGTCAAATAGAGATTAATCCTCTAGTTGAAACAAACTCAGGAGATTTTATTGCACTTGATGCCAAAATTAACTTTGATGACAATGCTCTATATCGTCATCCAGATATCTTAGAATTGCGTGATTTAGATGAAGAAGTAAAAGAAGAAATAGAAGCTTCTAAGTTTGGGTTAAGCTATATAAAGATGGATGGTAGCATTGGTTGTATGGTAAACGGTGCAGGTCTTGCTATGGCAACAATGGACATAATAAAGTACTATGGAGCTGAGCCGGCTAACTTTTTGGATGTTGGTGGAGGAGCAAGCAAAGAAACTGTTACTGAGGCATTTAAGATAATATTATCTGATAGCAACGTAAAAGGGATTTTGGTAAACATATTTGGCGGCATAATGCGTTGCGATATCATTGCAAATGGCATTGTTGAAGCTGCAAAAGAGATGAGCATTAAAGTTCCTCTAGTGGTGAGGTTATCAGGTACTAATTTCAAAGAAGGAAAAAAAATCTTAGAGGAATCGGGATTAAATATTATTGCTGCAGATGAGCTTGATGAGGCTGCACAAAAAATAGTAAAAGAGGTTAAGTAA
- the rpsU gene encoding 30S ribosomal protein S21 has product MIEVSVHHGDVDRAFPALKKTIQKEGRGLKMKKQYHEKKSEKRAKKKAEARKKKHQQECRRQRYGW; this is encoded by the coding sequence TTGATTGAAGTATCAGTTCATCATGGTGATGTAGATAGAGCCTTTCCAGCATTGAAGAAAACAATTCAAAAGGAAGGGAGAGGATTGAAAATGAAAAAACAATATCATGAAAAGAAATCAGAAAAGAGAGCTAAAAAGAAAGCTGAAGCAAGAAAAAAGAAGCATCAGCAAGAGTGTAGAAGACAGCGTTACGGTTGGTAA
- a CDS encoding P-loop NTPase fold protein, producing MCFKKLISIVKRRKNEPPQIVVAWENDLLNYKQIANKFNTIIRTVEESFTIISLEGYDGWGKTFFLKEWVKELKQQGEIAAYYSAWDINALDQPLPSFLNFLFEDLFASYEVKGSIVQQFKNINQELFSLNTLGKLISKSPLAMLSVLLDATKEADKKDIGAVLRELNNLQRREENINDFKTELAKVIGKIRNGKNIYIMVDNLDICRPKFIVDFLESIKYMLGIKGLVFIISISMDKSNVPKAINTILGSNFDLRSFTDFSLHLPKQPIEKFAKELFKNIKLSKKSKDMIMESFIFYVKIFSLSLKAIEYCVKKMLLCFLNYNKIPDPNLFSFLIILQSIDIDIYEDSYKEALEKIEKATTISHANDQEIRKKIKNSLDMAFSDKASKTTKQILL from the coding sequence ATGTGCTTTAAAAAACTTATATCGATTGTAAAACGTAGAAAAAATGAGCCACCTCAAATAGTAGTAGCTTGGGAAAATGATCTTCTAAACTATAAGCAAATCGCGAACAAATTCAACACTATAATCAGAACAGTTGAAGAATCTTTTACGATAATATCTCTAGAGGGATATGATGGATGGGGTAAGACCTTTTTTCTAAAAGAATGGGTAAAAGAATTAAAACAACAAGGTGAAATTGCAGCTTATTACAGTGCATGGGATATTAATGCGCTAGACCAACCACTTCCTTCTTTTTTAAATTTTTTATTCGAAGATCTGTTTGCATCATATGAAGTAAAGGGGAGTATTGTACAGCAGTTCAAGAATATAAACCAAGAGTTGTTTTCTTTAAATACATTGGGAAAATTGATCAGCAAATCCCCACTTGCTATGCTTTCTGTATTGCTAGATGCCACTAAAGAGGCCGATAAAAAAGATATAGGTGCTGTGCTCAGAGAATTGAATAACCTGCAGAGAAGAGAAGAAAATATTAATGATTTTAAAACAGAATTAGCAAAAGTTATTGGTAAAATTAGAAATGGCAAAAACATTTATATAATGGTCGATAACTTAGATATATGCCGTCCTAAATTTATTGTTGATTTTCTAGAATCTATAAAATACATGCTAGGCATAAAAGGTCTTGTGTTCATTATTTCCATAAGCATGGATAAAAGCAACGTTCCTAAGGCCATTAATACAATACTTGGCTCAAATTTTGACTTAAGGTCTTTCACTGATTTCTCTTTGCATCTGCCAAAACAACCAATAGAAAAATTCGCAAAAGAACTGTTTAAAAATATTAAACTATCTAAGAAATCAAAAGATATGATCATGGAAAGTTTTATATTTTATGTAAAAATCTTTTCTCTATCATTAAAAGCGATAGAATACTGTGTAAAGAAAATGTTATTATGCTTTTTGAACTACAATAAAATACCCGACCCGAACCTATTTTCATTTCTCATAATATTGCAGTCGATAGATATTGATATATATGAGGACTCATATAAGGAAGCATTAGAAAAAATTGAAAAAGCTACAACTATAAGCCATGCAAATGATCAAGAAATACGGAAAAAAATTAAAAACTCTCTGGATATGGCTTTTTCAGACAAGGCTAGCAAAACTACAAAGCAAATACTATTGTAA
- the recR gene encoding recombination mediator RecR, whose amino-acid sequence MNINIKNLINAFSKLPSLGPSLSRRLVTYLLQNKEKIMLPIASMIKELADCIIECEVCGNLDVKSPCAICTNPKRDYKMLCIVEEIGDLWALEKGSIYLGMYHVLGGRLSAINGIGPKELNLDNILKRVTESKTEEIIIAINPTLEGQVTAQYIIELLRNLNVKISHLAYGIPMGGEIDYLDEGTLKAALTSRKEYEK is encoded by the coding sequence ATGAACATTAATATCAAAAATTTGATTAATGCTTTCTCTAAACTGCCAAGTCTAGGACCATCATTATCTCGCAGGTTGGTAACATATTTACTCCAAAACAAAGAAAAAATTATGCTACCGATTGCATCTATGATTAAAGAATTAGCAGATTGTATAATCGAATGCGAAGTTTGTGGGAACTTAGATGTAAAATCCCCATGTGCTATTTGCACTAATCCAAAACGCGACTACAAAATGCTTTGCATAGTAGAAGAAATAGGTGATTTATGGGCGCTTGAAAAGGGAAGTATATATTTAGGCATGTACCATGTTTTAGGTGGTAGATTGTCTGCAATAAATGGCATAGGTCCAAAAGAGCTCAATCTTGATAACATTTTAAAAAGAGTAACAGAATCTAAAACTGAAGAAATAATTATTGCCATCAATCCAACGCTGGAGGGTCAGGTGACTGCACAGTATATAATTGAGTTACTTAGGAATCTAAATGTGAAAATATCACACCTTGCCTATGGTATACCAATGGGTGGAGAAATTGATTATTTGGATGAAGGAACGCTGAAAGCAGCACTAACTTCAAGAAAAGAGTATGAAAAATAG